One part of the Glycine soja cultivar W05 chromosome 11, ASM419377v2, whole genome shotgun sequence genome encodes these proteins:
- the LOC114374311 gene encoding protein kinase PINOID-like codes for METGGGRDSGMSSETINSSTQRTSMSNESVCSTSFSRLSFDLPPPSSSPETLFVKPHRSSDFAYSAILRRKSALTFRDFHLLRRIGAGDIGTVYLCRLRHDAGDEDDDEDPCFYAMKVVDKEAVALKKKAQRAEMERKILKMVDHPFLPTLYAEFEASNFSCIVMEYCSGGDLHSLQHNHPNNRFSLSSARFYAAEVLVALEYLHMLGIIYRDLKPENVLVRSDGHIMLSDFDLSLCSDAIPAVESPDCSLDPAFAPALRYTRQYSTPFSCLSNRVFRSRKVQTLQPNRLFVAEPVGARSCSFVGTHEYVSPEVASGNSHGNAVDWWSFGIFIYEMVYGRTPFAGSSNEATLRSIIKKPLAFPTSTPSSTLEMHARDLISGLLNKDPNRRLGSKRGSADVKKHPFFAGLNLALIRTVTPPEVPSLRRNKTTPFYYPANDNGNVNNSRQQLTAFDYF; via the exons ATGGAGACTGGTGGTGGACGCGATTCTGGCATGAGTTCTGAGACTATCAATTCCTCCACTCAAAGAACTTCAATGAGCAACGAGAGCGTTTGCAGCACCAGCTTCAGCCGTCTCTCCTTCGATCTCcctcctccttcttcttcccCTGAGACCCTCTTCGTCAAACCCCACCGCTCCTCCGACTTCGCCTACTCCGCCATCCTCCGCCGCAAGTCCGCCCTCACCTTCCGCGACTTCCACCTCCTCCGCCGCATCGGCGCCGGCGACATCGGCACCGTCTACCTCTGCCGTCTCCGCCACGACGCCGGCGACGAGGACGACGACGAGGACCCCTGTTTCTACGCGATGAAGGTGGTGGACAAGGAGGCGGTGGCGCTGAAGAAGAAGGCGCAGAGAGCGGAGATGGAGAGGAAGATTCTGAAGATGGTGGACCATCCGTTCCTCCCTACGCTCTACGCGGAGTTCGAGGCTTCGAATTTCTCATGCATTGTGATGGAGTATTGCTCCGGTGGGGACTTGCACTCCCTTCAACACAACCACCCCAATAACCGATTCTCTCTCTCCTCTGCCAG GTTTTACGCGGCTGAAGTACTGGTTGCGTTGGAGTATCTCCACATGCTGGGAATCATCTACAGGGATCTGAAGCCCGAAAACGTGTTGGTCAGATCAGACGGTCACATCATGCTTTCCGACTTCGATCTCTCTCTATGCTCCGATGCTATCCCAGCCGTTGAATCCCCTGACTGTTCACTGGACCCCGCATTCGCACCCGCGTTACGCTACACTCGCCAGTACTCCACCCCCTTCTCCTGCCTCTCGAACCGCGTATTCCGGTCCAGGAAGGTCCAGACCCTCCAACCCAACCGCCTCTTCGTGGCCGAACCGGTCGGGGCCCGCTCGTGCTCCTTCGTTGGGACCCACGAGTACGTGTCGCCGGAAGTGGCCTCCGGGAACTCACACGGCAATGCCGTCGACTGGTGGTCCTTCGGGATATTCATCTACGAGATGGTGTACGGTCGAACACCCTTCGCGGGATCATCGAACGAGGCTACGCTGCGAAGCATCATCAAAAAGCCCCTCGCATTTCCCACCTCCACGCCCTCCAGTACGCTTGAAATGCACGCGCGGGACCTCATATCAGGGTTGCTCAACAAGGACCCGAACCGCAGGCTCGGGTCCAAACGAGGCTCTGCGGACGTCAAAAAACACCCCTTCTTCGCGGGGCTCAATCTCGCGCTCATCCGGACGGTCACGCCGCCGGAGGTTCCATCACTCAGAAGGAATAAAACGACGCCGTTTTACTACCCCGCCAACGATAACGGCAACGTAAATAACAGTAGACAGCAGCTAACGGCgtttgattacttttga
- the LOC114375714 gene encoding kinectin-like → MDHVRAFSSPHFLSSSTSNFNGQQDIEECGLEGLATNVKLLLKLIQDHNGSSTKENDERKFHRVNGMMFILDEARNRIQKIQSTTQRRAELRRCNTDLRPNIPAPKDRKPPSDVPIDEKERLKRELNASLVARQSLQAMCSSLGKEKQIMAAELARKAQELTEMEDFIGDLKAQNDMLMEKLHEQKEKKGNGVEMECNIVLRERNKALSEQLQKSIDGYRSMKRRLRDIQEENRQIRDTMEQMEEEVDAGIDRNIGRFKERNMRTNEIKEEISALEHMLDSLKMKVSKYTQKKT, encoded by the exons ATGGATCATGTTCGAGCATTTTCATCTCcccattttctttcttcttcaacaagtaacTTCAATGGACAGCAAGATATAGAAGAATGCGGTTTGGAAG GCCTTGCCACCAATGTTAAGCTATTACTGAAGTTAATTCAAGACCATAATGGGTCTAGcacaaaagaaaatgatgagCGCAAGTTTCATAGGGTAAATGGAATGATGTTTATCCTAGATGAGGCTAGGAATAGGATTCAAAAGATTCAATCTACCACCCAGAGAAGAGCTGAACTTAGGAGGTGTAACACTGACCTTAGGCCTAACATTCCAGCTCCAAAGGACAGAAAGCCTCCTTCTGATGTGCCTATAGATGAGAAAGAGAGGCTAAAGAGGGAGCTTAACGCGAGCTTGGTGGCGCGACAAAGCCTTCAAGCAATGTGTTCGAGTTTgggaaaagagaaacaaattatGGCTGCGGAACTCGCAAGGAAGGCTCAAGAATTGACAGAGATGGAGGATTTCATTGGTGATCTAAAGGCACAGAATGACATGTTGATGGAGAAGTTGCATGAACAGAAGGAGAAGAAGGGTAATGGTGTGGAGATGGAATGCAACATAGTGCTACGAGAGCGTAACAAGGCGCTTTCAGAGCAACTCCAGAAGTCAATTGATGGTTATCGGTCTATGAAGAGAAGGCTCAGAGATATTCAAGAGGAGAACAGGCAAATTCGCGATACCATGGAGCAAATGGAGGAGGAAGTTGATGCAGGAATTGACAGGAATATAGGTAGGTTCAAGGAAAGAAATATGAGAACAAATGAGATCAAAGAAGAAATTTCAGCTTTGGAGCATATGCTTGATTCTCTCAAGATGAAAGTCTCAAAATATACACAGAAGAAAACTTGA
- the LOC114374474 gene encoding protein BREAST CANCER SUSCEPTIBILITY 1 homolog isoform X1, translated as MGDLERMAIELKCPICWSLLDSAVSLTCNHLFCNSCIFKSMKSASACPVCKIPFTRREVRPAPHMDNLVSIYINMEASSGVNTFVTQNAPVTNLSDGEKECEGDADSGKMKAGGTHEGRPQEKKTRKKKKSKKTVQASMESSGSEFAKPSFPAKKRVHVPQNLLSETPMKNLKIGDSLSEINKEKEGTEKVPVKESERPLQSEKDNPVLSPFFWLREEKDGEMLSQQTDEDQIIDGSTPNPPSFSDIKDSDDEVHSNVDLMDEVQNKSSVNLFDSEMFEWTQRPCSPELFSSPSKMQLQVMDTYEDDENQEELVASSLELEANLPRVDADNMEFENPKEGNRMADEVPPSVCFPQIRSSDDLNGIKKSTKRRKARDKNKQEQIGEPKNSFDEMYVEVTQEQALDNSSNLGKGSRRGKRVCFNTSPIPTPITACTVPNTLGVQSIGEMKKAKNIDILPCKQENEKHYAQEISGKSQMKISGKQNINQMNEFAGSDSSIFSLRTDNNGKDSNRRQCKSKYSRKTIYCSKELETTKRQKLSSACISKTTNNEEILPIESIHQGPDVRDLNDTSKEKHCPLMDQTVLRKCENLVKNYQCVFCLSSEESEASGPMVHYLDGRPVTSDYEGGSKVTHCHRNCTEWAPNVYFDGDYSINLDAEISRSRRIKCSFCGLKGAALGCYEKSCRRSFHVPCAKWTSQCRWDTQNFVMLCPLHASSMLPCEGSGSQKRSKKCTASEGKAHGPKHDTTSQSRAAYLSYKKIVLCCSALSVQEREVVSEFERVSKATVLKNWDSSVTHVIASTDENGACRRTLKVLLGILEGKWILNIEWIKACMKEMGPIDEECYEINVDIHGIRDGPRLGRLRVLNKQPKLFYGYKFYFMGDFIPSYKGYLQNLVVAAGGIILHRKPVSGDQESTSPDMHPYQTLIIYSLELPDKCKPSKKDTICSQRRHDAEVLASSTGSNVASNTWVLNSIAACKLQYLAQ; from the exons ATGGGGGATCTAGAGAGAATGGCCATAGAACTCAAATGCCCTATCTG TTGGAGTTTGCTCGATTCTGCTGTGTCGCTTACCTGCAATCATCTTTTCTGCAA CTCGTGCATTTTCAAGTCCATGAAATCAGCCTCTGCTTGTCCTGTCTGTAAAATTCCTTTCACTCGTCGAG AGGTTCGCCCTGCTCCTCACATGGACAACTTGGTCAGCatatatataaacatggaaGCTTCTTCAGGAGTTAATACATTTGTAACCCAGAATGCCCCTGTTACTAACTTATCAG ATGGAGAAAAGGAATGTGAAGGTGATGCTGACTCTGGCAAGATGAAAGCTGGTGGAACTCATGAAGGTCGTCCGCAGGAGAAGAAAACCCGGAAGAAAAAGAAGTCTAAGAAGACGGTTCAGGCCAGCATGGAAAGTTCAGGTTCTGAGTTTGCAAAGCCTTCTTTTCCGGCAAAGAAAAGGGTACATGTGCCGCAAAATCTTCTTTCAGAAACTCCAATGAAGAATTTGAAAATTGGAGACTCTCTCAGTGAAATTAACAAAGAGAAAGAGGGAACGGAAAAGGTCCCAGTCAAGGAAAGTGAAAGGCCCCTCCAAAGTGAAAAAGATAATCCTGTTCTTTCGCCTTTCTTTTGGTTGAGAGAGGAAAAAGATGGTGAAATGTTAAGTCAACAAACTGATGAGGATCAAATTATTGATGGCTCAACACCAAATCCTCCTTCATTCAGTGATATCAAGGACTCTGATGATGAAGTCCATTCTAATGTTGATCTAATG GATGAGGTGCAAAATAAAAGCTCTGTTAATTTATTTGACAGTGAAATGTTTGAATGGACACAAAGGCCTTGCTCTCCTGAATTGTTTTCAAGTCCCTCTAAAATGCAG CTGCAGGTCATGGATACTTATGAGGATGATGAAAATCAAGAGGAATTGGTGGCTTCCTCACTAGAGCTGGAGGCAAATCTGCCAAGAGTTGATGCTGACAACATGGAATTTGAGAATCCCAAAGAAGGAAATAGAATGGCTGATGAAGTACCTCCGAGTGTATGTTTTCCTCAAATCAGAAGTTCTGATGATCTAAATGGAATAAAGAAGTCTACAAAAAGAAGGAAGGctagagataaaaataaacaagagcAGATTGGAGAACCaaaaaattcatttgatgaAATGTATGTTGAGGTTACTCAGGAACAAGCATTGGACAATTCTTCTAATCTGGGGAAGGGTAGTAGAAGAGGCAAGAGGGTTTGTTTCAATACCAGTCCAATTCCAACGCCTATAACTGCTTGTACAGTCCCCAATACATTAGGAGTTCAAAGCATTGGTGAAATGAAGAAGGCTAAGAATATAGATATTTTGCCATGTAAACAAGAAAATGAGAAGCATTATGCTCAGGAAATTTCTGGAAAAAGCCAGATGAAAATATCtggaaaacaaaatatcaatcaAATGAATGAGTTTGCTGGTTctgattcatccattttcagtCTGCGAACAGATAATAACGGGAAGGACTCTAATAGGAGGCAATGCAAAAGCAAGTATTCCAGAAAAACTATATATTGCAGTAAAGAATTGGAAACTACTAAAAGGCAAAAACTTTCCTCGGCTTGTATCTCTAAGACTACAAACAATGAAGAAATTCTACCTATTGAAAGTATTCATCAAGGTCCTGATGTCAGGGATTTGAATGATACATCAAAAGAGAAACATTGTCCCTTGATGGATCAAACAGTGTTAAGGAAATGTGAGAATcttgtaaaaaattatcaatgtgTTTTCTGTCTCTCATCAGAAGAATCAGAG GCTTCTGGCCCTATGGTGCATTACCTTGATGGCAGGCCTGTAACATCAGATTATGAAGGGGGATCTAAAGTCACGCATTGTCACAGGAACTGCACAGAGTG GGCCCCCAATGTATATTTTGATGGTGATTATTCAATAAATCTTGATGCGGAAATAAGTAGAAGTCGAAGAATTAAATGTAGTTTTTGTGGACTAAAAGGCGCCGCACTTGGTTGTTATGAGAAAAGCTGTCGCAGGAGCTTTCATGTTCCTTGTGCCAAGTGGACTTCTCAATGTCGATGGGATACG CAAAACTTTGTCATGTTATGCCCTCTGCATGCTTCCTCCATGTTGCCCTGTGAAGGTTCAGGATCCCAAAAAAGGAGCAAGAAATGCACAGCTAGTGAGGGAAAAGCCCATGGTCCTAAACATGACACAACAAGCCAAAGTCGGGCTGCTTAtttatcatacaaaaaaattgtaCTATGTTGTTCTGCTCTATCCGTGCAGGAGAGG GAAGTTGTTTCCGAATTTGAAAGAGTATCGAAAGCTACAGTTTTGAAAAATTGGGACTCGAGTGTCACCCATGTTATAGCATCAACGGATGAAAATGGGGCATGCAGAAGGACCCTCAAAGTATTGTTGGGTATACTGGAGGGAAAGTGGATTCTCAATATTGAGT ggatcaaagcttgcatgaagGAAATGGGTCCTATTGATGAGGAGTGTTATGAAATTAATGTTGACATCCATGGAATTCGAGATGGTCCTCGTCTTGGACGACTAAGAGTATTGAACAAG CAACCAAAGCTTTTTTATGGctacaagttttattttatgggaGATTTTATACCTTCATACAAGGGGTATCTGCAAAACCTTGTGGTTGCTGCTGGAGGGATAATTCTGCACAGAAAACCAGTGTCTGGTGACCAAGAATCAACTTCACCAGATATGCATCCATACCAAACCCTTATAATTTACAGCCTCGAGCTTCCTGATAAATGTAAGCCTTCGAAAAAGGATACAATTTGCAGCCAAAGGCGTCATGATGCAGAGGTTCTGGCAAGTTCTACAGGTTCAAATGTAGCAAGTAATACATGGGTTCTGAATTCAATTGCAGCCTGCAAACTGCAATACCTTGCTCAATGA
- the LOC114377681 gene encoding F-box protein SKIP19-like produces the protein MSSSKEAAAEERNWLDLPRDVLCTIFQKLGATEILTRAQGVCSVWRAIAKEPLLWRTIDMRNLGDIGLDFHLLAMCHRAIDYSSGHLLHINVEYFGTDDLLHHITHSTSNLRSLRLACCYQISDEGLCEIAEKLPQLEELDISISNLTKDPLEAIGQCCPHLKTLKFNMEGYRRPHIECDEEAFAIAETMPGLHHLQLFGNKLTNEGLLAILDGCPLLESLDLRQCFNVNLAGSLGKRCAEQIKELRLPCDPTDDYPFEAEIDYGSLDEDYPSGISDIDFLSDDDYDYYEFSGGSDFSEYDDDHPDYYDHF, from the exons ATGTCGTCGTCGAAGGAGGCAGCAGCAGAAGAACGAAACTGGCTGGACCTTCCGCGCGACGTTCTGTGCACGATTTTCCAGAAGCTGGGCGCCACCGAGATCCTGACGCGCGCGCAGGGCGTGTGCTCCGTGTGGCGCGCGATCGCCAAGGAGCCTCTCCTGTGGCGCACCATCGACATGCGCAATTTGGGCGACATTGGATTGGATTTCCATTTATTGGCCATGTGCCACCGCGCAATTGACTACAGCTCCGGCCACTTGCTCCATATCAATGTCGAGTATTTCGGCACCGATGATCTCCTCCACCACATCACCCATTC TACAAGTAATCTACGAAGCCTACGTCTTGCATGTTGCTATCAGATTTCAGATGAAGGACTGTGTGAAATTGCAGAAAAGCTTCCTCAGCTGGAGGAGCTTGATATATCAATCAGCAACTTAACCAAGGACCCTCTAGAAGCTATTGGCCAGTGTTGCCCACACTTAAAAACACTGAAATTCAATATGGAAGGTTACAGACGTCCGCACATTGAGTGTGATGAGGAGGCTTTTGCTATTGCAGAAACCATGCCCGGGTTACACCATCTCCAGCTTTTTGGAAACAAACTTACTAATGAAGGCCTGCTTGCTATTCTTGATGGCTGTCCTCTCCTTGAATCTCTTGACTTACGACAGTGTTTCAATGTTAACTTGGCAGGAAGTTTGGGGAAAAGATGTGCGGAACAGATCAAAGAATTACGGCTTCCATGTGATCCCACTGATGACTACCCATTTGAAGCTGAAATTGATTATGGATCTCTTGATGAAGATTACCCATCTGGGATTTCTGACATAGATTTCTTGTCTGATGATGATTATGACTATTATGAATTCTCAGGTGGGAGTGACTTTTCTGAATATGATGATGATCATCCTGATTATTACGACCACTTTTGA
- the LOC114375060 gene encoding pentatricopeptide repeat-containing protein At4g21065, protein MNVCSKLCSLLHSHKSMFHVTTNFVSTTPENPLTKCISLLQFCASSKHKLKQIHAFSIRHGVSLNNPDMGKHLIFTIVSLSAPMSYAYNVFTVIHNPNVFTWNTIIRGYAESDNPSPAFLFYRQMVVSCVEPDTHTYPFLLKAISKSLNVREGEAIHSVTIRNGFESLVFVQNSLLHIYAACGDTESAYKVFELMKERDLVAWNSMINGFALNGRPNEALTLFREMSVEGVEPDGFTVVSLLSASAELGALELGRRVHVYLLKVGLSKNSHVTNSLLDLYAKCGAIREAQRVFSEMSERNAVSWTSLIVGLAVNGFGEEALELFKEMEGQGLVPSEITFVGVLYACSHCGMLDEGFEYFRRMKEECGIIPRIEHYGCMVDLLSRAGLVKQAYEYIQNMPVQPNAVIWRTLLGACTIHGHLGLGEIARSHLLNLEPKHSGDYVLLSNLYASERRWSDVQVIRRSMLKDGVKKTPGYSLVELGNRVYEFTMGDRSHPQSQDVYALLEKITELLKLEGYVPHTANVLADIEEEEKEQALSYHSEKVAIAFMLLNTPPGTPIRVMKNLRVCADCHMAIKLIAKIYDREIVIRDRSRFHHFRGGSCSCKDYW, encoded by the coding sequence ATGAACGTGTGCTCTAAACTTTGTTCATTGCTGCACAGTCACAAATCCATGTTCCATGTCACAACAAACTTCGTATCAACCACCCCAGAGAATCCACTCACCAAATGCATTTCTCTCTTGCAATTTTGTGCCTCTTCCAAACACAAACTAAAGCAAATCCATGCATTTTCCATTAGGCATGGTGTCTCACTCAACAACCCTGACATGGGCAAGCATCTTATCTTCACAATTGTGTCTCTCTCTGCACCCATGTCTTATGCTTACAACGTGTTCACTGTGATTCATAACCCCAACGTGTTCACGTGGAACACCATTATCAGGGGCTACGCTGAAAGCGATAACCCGAGCCCTGCATTTCTTTTCTATCGCCAAATGGTAGTTTCTTGCGTTGAACCTGATACTCACACTTACCCTTTTCTTTTGAAGGCTATTTCAAAGTCTTTGAATGTTAGAGAGGGGGAGGCAATACATTCGGTTACGATAAGAAATGGGTTTGAGTCGTTGGTGTTTGTTCAGAACAGTTTGCTTCATATATATGCTGCTTGTGGCGACACGGAAAGTGCATACAAGGTGTTTGAGTTAATGAAGGAGAGAGATCTCGTGGCTTGGAATTCTATGATTAATGGGTTTGCTCTTAATGGAAGGCCCAATGAAGCTTTGACTCTCTTTAGGGAGATGAGTGTGGAGGGTGTGGAGCCGGATGGGTTCACTGTGGTTAGCTTGCTATCTGCTAGTGCTGAGCTTGGAGCTCTAGAGTTAGGACGTAGGGTCCACGTGTACTTGTTGAAGGTCGGGTTGAGCAAGAACTCACATGTTACTAATTCATTGTTGGATCTTTATGCAAAGTGTGGGGCCATCAGGGAGGCTCAACGAGTGTTCAGTGAGATGAGTGAAAGGAATGCGGTGTCTTGGACATCGTTGATTGTTGGCTTGGCTGTTAATGGGTTTGGTGAGGAAGCACTTGAGCTTTTCAAAGAGATGGAGGGACAAGGACTGGTGCCTAGTGAGATCACTTTTGTTGGTGTCTTGTATGCGTGCAGCCATTGTGGGATGTTGGACGAAGGGTTTGAGTACTTTAGAAGAATGAAAGAGGAATGTGGAATCATACCTAGGATAGAGCACTATGGTTGCATGGTGGATTTGTTGAGTAGGGCGGGTTTAGTGAAACAAGCGTATGAGTATATTCAGAACATGCCAGTGCAGCCAAATGCAGTTATTTGGAGGACCTTGTTAGGGGCATGTACAATACATGGACATTTGGGTTTGGGAGAGATAGCTAGATCCCACCTATTGAACTTGGAGCCTAAACATAGTGGTGATTATGTGCTTCTTTCAAATCTTTATGCCTCCGAACGTCGTTGGTCTGATGTACAAGTGATAAGGAGGTCAATGCTGAAGGATGGTGTTAAGAAAACCCCTGGCTATAGTCTAGTTGAGTTGGGCAACCGTGTTTATGAATTTACTATGGGTGATAGATCTCATCCTCAAAGTCAGGATGTATATGCACTACTAGAGAAGATTACAGAATTGTTGAAGTTAGAAGGTTATGTGCCTCATACTGCTAATGTACTTGCAGACAtagaggaagaggagaaggAACAAGCTTTGTCTTATCATAGTGAAAAAGTTGCAATTGCTTTTATGCTCTTAAATACACCACCAGGGACCCCAATCAgggttatgaagaatttaagaGTTTGTGCAGATTGTCATATGGCTATCAAACTCATAGCAAAGATTTACGATAGAGAGATTGTTATCAGGGATCGCAGTAGGTTCCATCATTTTAGAGGTGGTTCATGTTCCTGTAAAGATTACTGGTAA
- the LOC114374474 gene encoding protein BREAST CANCER SUSCEPTIBILITY 1 homolog isoform X2, protein MGDLERMAIELKCPICWSLLDSAVSLTCNHLFCNSCIFKSMKSASACPVCKIPFTRREVRPAPHMDNLVSIYINMEASSGVNTFVTQNAPVTNLSDGEKECEGDADSGKMKAGGTHEGRPQEKKTRKKKKSKKTVQASMESSGSEFAKPSFPAKKRVHVPQNLLSETPMKNLKIGDSLSEINKEKEGTEKVPVKESERPLQSEKDNPVLSPFFWLREEKDGEMLSQQTDEDQIIDGSTPNPPSFSDIKDSDDEVHSNVDLMDEVQNKSSVNLFDSEMFEWTQRPCSPELFSSPSKMQVMDTYEDDENQEELVASSLELEANLPRVDADNMEFENPKEGNRMADEVPPSVCFPQIRSSDDLNGIKKSTKRRKARDKNKQEQIGEPKNSFDEMYVEVTQEQALDNSSNLGKGSRRGKRVCFNTSPIPTPITACTVPNTLGVQSIGEMKKAKNIDILPCKQENEKHYAQEISGKSQMKISGKQNINQMNEFAGSDSSIFSLRTDNNGKDSNRRQCKSKYSRKTIYCSKELETTKRQKLSSACISKTTNNEEILPIESIHQGPDVRDLNDTSKEKHCPLMDQTVLRKCENLVKNYQCVFCLSSEESEASGPMVHYLDGRPVTSDYEGGSKVTHCHRNCTEWAPNVYFDGDYSINLDAEISRSRRIKCSFCGLKGAALGCYEKSCRRSFHVPCAKWTSQCRWDTQNFVMLCPLHASSMLPCEGSGSQKRSKKCTASEGKAHGPKHDTTSQSRAAYLSYKKIVLCCSALSVQEREVVSEFERVSKATVLKNWDSSVTHVIASTDENGACRRTLKVLLGILEGKWILNIEWIKACMKEMGPIDEECYEINVDIHGIRDGPRLGRLRVLNKQPKLFYGYKFYFMGDFIPSYKGYLQNLVVAAGGIILHRKPVSGDQESTSPDMHPYQTLIIYSLELPDKCKPSKKDTICSQRRHDAEVLASSTGSNVASNTWVLNSIAACKLQYLAQ, encoded by the exons ATGGGGGATCTAGAGAGAATGGCCATAGAACTCAAATGCCCTATCTG TTGGAGTTTGCTCGATTCTGCTGTGTCGCTTACCTGCAATCATCTTTTCTGCAA CTCGTGCATTTTCAAGTCCATGAAATCAGCCTCTGCTTGTCCTGTCTGTAAAATTCCTTTCACTCGTCGAG AGGTTCGCCCTGCTCCTCACATGGACAACTTGGTCAGCatatatataaacatggaaGCTTCTTCAGGAGTTAATACATTTGTAACCCAGAATGCCCCTGTTACTAACTTATCAG ATGGAGAAAAGGAATGTGAAGGTGATGCTGACTCTGGCAAGATGAAAGCTGGTGGAACTCATGAAGGTCGTCCGCAGGAGAAGAAAACCCGGAAGAAAAAGAAGTCTAAGAAGACGGTTCAGGCCAGCATGGAAAGTTCAGGTTCTGAGTTTGCAAAGCCTTCTTTTCCGGCAAAGAAAAGGGTACATGTGCCGCAAAATCTTCTTTCAGAAACTCCAATGAAGAATTTGAAAATTGGAGACTCTCTCAGTGAAATTAACAAAGAGAAAGAGGGAACGGAAAAGGTCCCAGTCAAGGAAAGTGAAAGGCCCCTCCAAAGTGAAAAAGATAATCCTGTTCTTTCGCCTTTCTTTTGGTTGAGAGAGGAAAAAGATGGTGAAATGTTAAGTCAACAAACTGATGAGGATCAAATTATTGATGGCTCAACACCAAATCCTCCTTCATTCAGTGATATCAAGGACTCTGATGATGAAGTCCATTCTAATGTTGATCTAATG GATGAGGTGCAAAATAAAAGCTCTGTTAATTTATTTGACAGTGAAATGTTTGAATGGACACAAAGGCCTTGCTCTCCTGAATTGTTTTCAAGTCCCTCTAAAATGCAG GTCATGGATACTTATGAGGATGATGAAAATCAAGAGGAATTGGTGGCTTCCTCACTAGAGCTGGAGGCAAATCTGCCAAGAGTTGATGCTGACAACATGGAATTTGAGAATCCCAAAGAAGGAAATAGAATGGCTGATGAAGTACCTCCGAGTGTATGTTTTCCTCAAATCAGAAGTTCTGATGATCTAAATGGAATAAAGAAGTCTACAAAAAGAAGGAAGGctagagataaaaataaacaagagcAGATTGGAGAACCaaaaaattcatttgatgaAATGTATGTTGAGGTTACTCAGGAACAAGCATTGGACAATTCTTCTAATCTGGGGAAGGGTAGTAGAAGAGGCAAGAGGGTTTGTTTCAATACCAGTCCAATTCCAACGCCTATAACTGCTTGTACAGTCCCCAATACATTAGGAGTTCAAAGCATTGGTGAAATGAAGAAGGCTAAGAATATAGATATTTTGCCATGTAAACAAGAAAATGAGAAGCATTATGCTCAGGAAATTTCTGGAAAAAGCCAGATGAAAATATCtggaaaacaaaatatcaatcaAATGAATGAGTTTGCTGGTTctgattcatccattttcagtCTGCGAACAGATAATAACGGGAAGGACTCTAATAGGAGGCAATGCAAAAGCAAGTATTCCAGAAAAACTATATATTGCAGTAAAGAATTGGAAACTACTAAAAGGCAAAAACTTTCCTCGGCTTGTATCTCTAAGACTACAAACAATGAAGAAATTCTACCTATTGAAAGTATTCATCAAGGTCCTGATGTCAGGGATTTGAATGATACATCAAAAGAGAAACATTGTCCCTTGATGGATCAAACAGTGTTAAGGAAATGTGAGAATcttgtaaaaaattatcaatgtgTTTTCTGTCTCTCATCAGAAGAATCAGAG GCTTCTGGCCCTATGGTGCATTACCTTGATGGCAGGCCTGTAACATCAGATTATGAAGGGGGATCTAAAGTCACGCATTGTCACAGGAACTGCACAGAGTG GGCCCCCAATGTATATTTTGATGGTGATTATTCAATAAATCTTGATGCGGAAATAAGTAGAAGTCGAAGAATTAAATGTAGTTTTTGTGGACTAAAAGGCGCCGCACTTGGTTGTTATGAGAAAAGCTGTCGCAGGAGCTTTCATGTTCCTTGTGCCAAGTGGACTTCTCAATGTCGATGGGATACG CAAAACTTTGTCATGTTATGCCCTCTGCATGCTTCCTCCATGTTGCCCTGTGAAGGTTCAGGATCCCAAAAAAGGAGCAAGAAATGCACAGCTAGTGAGGGAAAAGCCCATGGTCCTAAACATGACACAACAAGCCAAAGTCGGGCTGCTTAtttatcatacaaaaaaattgtaCTATGTTGTTCTGCTCTATCCGTGCAGGAGAGG GAAGTTGTTTCCGAATTTGAAAGAGTATCGAAAGCTACAGTTTTGAAAAATTGGGACTCGAGTGTCACCCATGTTATAGCATCAACGGATGAAAATGGGGCATGCAGAAGGACCCTCAAAGTATTGTTGGGTATACTGGAGGGAAAGTGGATTCTCAATATTGAGT ggatcaaagcttgcatgaagGAAATGGGTCCTATTGATGAGGAGTGTTATGAAATTAATGTTGACATCCATGGAATTCGAGATGGTCCTCGTCTTGGACGACTAAGAGTATTGAACAAG CAACCAAAGCTTTTTTATGGctacaagttttattttatgggaGATTTTATACCTTCATACAAGGGGTATCTGCAAAACCTTGTGGTTGCTGCTGGAGGGATAATTCTGCACAGAAAACCAGTGTCTGGTGACCAAGAATCAACTTCACCAGATATGCATCCATACCAAACCCTTATAATTTACAGCCTCGAGCTTCCTGATAAATGTAAGCCTTCGAAAAAGGATACAATTTGCAGCCAAAGGCGTCATGATGCAGAGGTTCTGGCAAGTTCTACAGGTTCAAATGTAGCAAGTAATACATGGGTTCTGAATTCAATTGCAGCCTGCAAACTGCAATACCTTGCTCAATGA